In a genomic window of Nodosilinea sp. E11:
- a CDS encoding response regulator, whose translation MIDDTELREIFKTSSEERLQALDAGLLQLEKNPDDRETIAALMREAHSLKGDGNMLGVTDLGKVAHQIESMLGAIERGGQALSANLFDRLAHGVAAMRQMVHEAVTGEPAQVKVFYVLADLMAAELPETSPAPPPGIEDILFAPLPKAPTAEVAPALDQHTVAAESPANDRQLADQPAAQPAQVSDRYMADAELRHIFKTASEERLQTFDAGLLHLEKQPTDAATLDALLRAAHSLPVPAALPAQDPAITLTQTPDYRIETIRVPTQSLDDLMTQSGELTVTKTRVAHRLAEIDAIANLWEEWNRDLSMHRFLFHEGQQGKPVLSQLENFHNRGEQHLEQLGALVKRLSSALHEDTTRLEMITDRLEEGIRTLRLMPLSTIFNLFPRLVRDLARQEGKQVELVIEGGDTPADKRILEEMKDPLLHMIYNAIDHGIESPTERQRQGKSPGATITLRGYQTASSIVIEVSDDGRGLDLESIKQAAIRRGLYGAEDLERLTPAQIQALILSPGFSSRTLVTEISGRGVGLDVLRTNVERLKGTIDVQSTPGQGCTLRIQLSKTLSTAHVLLVKTGGQTYALPVECVQTACLVQTSDIFTLEGHSAIVHGDGPVSVVWLADLLNLAKTGHEDKVREPRLPCIILQVGTERLGIVVDALIDEQNVVLKPQSQLLKRVRYISGATILATGNVCMVLNPQDLVAAVRHQGSSQTKPELGFTPIIETEKRPRRILLVEDSIATRTQEKRILESAGYEVVTAVDGLDGFNKLQAREFDAVISDVQMPNLDGLELTQRIRQHREYSDLPVVLVTTLASEADRRRGAEAGANAYITKGSFTQNVLFETLDRLI comes from the coding sequence ATGATTGACGACACTGAACTGCGCGAGATTTTCAAAACCTCTAGCGAGGAGCGCCTGCAGGCCCTCGATGCAGGGCTGTTGCAGCTCGAAAAGAATCCTGACGATCGCGAAACCATCGCGGCCCTGATGCGCGAAGCCCACTCGCTCAAGGGCGACGGCAACATGCTGGGGGTAACCGACCTAGGCAAAGTCGCTCACCAGATTGAGTCTATGCTGGGGGCCATTGAGCGGGGAGGTCAGGCCCTGTCTGCCAATCTGTTCGATCGCCTGGCCCACGGCGTGGCGGCGATGCGGCAGATGGTCCACGAGGCGGTGACGGGAGAACCGGCTCAAGTCAAGGTGTTTTACGTACTGGCCGACCTCATGGCCGCAGAACTGCCTGAGACATCGCCTGCCCCACCCCCAGGGATAGAGGATATCCTATTTGCACCCCTGCCCAAGGCCCCGACGGCTGAGGTAGCTCCAGCCTTAGACCAGCACACGGTGGCGGCCGAGAGCCCTGCCAACGACCGTCAGTTGGCCGATCAGCCCGCTGCCCAACCGGCACAGGTTAGCGATCGCTACATGGCCGATGCTGAACTGCGCCACATCTTCAAAACCGCTAGCGAAGAGCGGCTGCAAACTTTCGATGCCGGCCTACTGCATCTAGAAAAACAGCCTACCGATGCAGCCACCCTCGACGCGCTCCTGCGAGCAGCCCATTCCTTACCCGTCCCCGCTGCCCTGCCCGCTCAAGACCCTGCCATCACCCTCACCCAAACCCCCGATTACCGCATCGAAACCATTCGGGTGCCAACCCAGAGTCTCGATGACCTGATGACCCAGAGTGGCGAATTGACGGTGACCAAAACTCGCGTGGCCCATCGGCTAGCCGAGATTGATGCCATTGCCAATCTGTGGGAAGAGTGGAACCGCGATTTGTCTATGCATCGGTTCCTGTTCCATGAGGGGCAGCAGGGCAAACCGGTCTTGTCGCAGCTAGAAAACTTCCACAACCGGGGCGAACAGCACCTAGAGCAGCTCGGGGCCTTGGTCAAACGGCTGAGCAGTGCGCTGCACGAAGACACCACCCGCCTAGAAATGATTACCGATCGCTTAGAGGAGGGCATTCGTACCCTGCGGCTGATGCCCTTATCAACTATTTTTAATCTGTTTCCCCGGCTAGTACGCGACTTGGCCCGCCAGGAAGGCAAGCAAGTAGAGCTGGTGATTGAAGGGGGCGACACCCCCGCCGACAAACGCATTCTCGAAGAGATGAAAGACCCGCTGCTGCACATGATTTACAATGCCATCGACCACGGCATTGAATCGCCCACCGAGCGGCAGCGGCAGGGCAAATCACCGGGGGCCACGATTACCCTGCGCGGCTACCAAACCGCCAGCAGCATTGTGATCGAGGTGAGCGACGATGGCCGTGGCCTAGATCTAGAGTCGATTAAGCAGGCAGCAATCCGCCGGGGGCTGTATGGGGCTGAAGACCTAGAACGGCTCACCCCAGCCCAGATTCAAGCACTCATTCTCAGCCCTGGCTTCTCTAGCCGCACTTTGGTAACCGAAATTTCAGGCCGGGGGGTAGGGCTAGACGTACTGCGCACTAACGTAGAACGGCTCAAAGGCACCATTGACGTGCAATCTACACCAGGCCAGGGCTGCACTCTACGGATTCAGCTGAGTAAAACCCTGTCTACAGCCCACGTGCTGCTGGTCAAAACCGGTGGTCAAACCTATGCCCTGCCCGTAGAGTGTGTTCAGACGGCCTGCCTGGTGCAGACCAGCGATATCTTTACCCTAGAGGGCCACAGTGCGATCGTCCATGGGGACGGCCCGGTTTCGGTGGTGTGGCTGGCTGACCTGCTCAACCTCGCAAAGACAGGACATGAGGATAAAGTACGTGAACCGCGCCTGCCTTGCATTATTTTGCAGGTAGGGACAGAGCGCCTGGGTATCGTTGTCGATGCGCTGATCGATGAGCAAAATGTGGTGCTGAAGCCCCAAAGCCAGCTGCTCAAGCGGGTTCGCTATATTTCTGGTGCGACTATTTTGGCCACTGGAAACGTGTGCATGGTGCTAAATCCGCAGGATCTAGTGGCGGCGGTGCGCCACCAAGGCAGTTCCCAGACTAAGCCTGAGCTAGGGTTTACCCCAATCATTGAGACCGAAAAACGACCTCGGCGCATTTTGCTGGTAGAAGACTCGATCGCAACCCGCACCCAAGAAAAGCGCATTCTAGAGTCCGCGGGCTATGAGGTGGTTACGGCGGTAGATGGCCTAGACGGGTTTAACAAGCTCCAGGCGAGGGAATTCGATGCCGTGATTTCAGATGTGCAAATGCCGAACCTTGATGGGTTGGAGCTAACCCAGCGGATTCGGCAGCACCGAGAGTACAGTGATTTGCCCGTAGTGCTGGTGACAACCCTGGCCAGCGAAGCCGATCGCCGCCGGGGAGCCGAGGCCGGGGCCAACGCCTATATTACCAAGGGCAGCTTTACCCAAAATGTGCTGTTTGAAACGTTGGATCGATTGATATAA
- the cheB gene encoding chemotaxis-specific protein-glutamate methyltransferase CheB yields MPSGPIRLLLVEDSPVALALLQRIFKDAPDLEVVGVARNGEEALAMIPTLKPTLICTDLHMPKMSGLELTEEVMSRFPCPILVVSASVQPDDTQTVFRILEAGALDIFPKPRAGLAAEFAKAKAELLSKVRILAGVSVFTHRRRSPLPTPPLVPLPVVAEQQTFKLVALGASTGGPQALLAILQQLPSTFPVPIVCVQHISDGFLQGLVDWLNVNCALRVAIATPGASPQPGMVYFPPERHHLEVDPQGKLALTRGTPVSGHCPSVTVMFKSVATRYPRSAVGVLLTGMGRDGAEGLQAIAQAGGLTIAQDEASCVVFGMPKEAIALEAAQHVLPLSAIAPFLLKQVCSLSQGDR; encoded by the coding sequence ATGCCCTCTGGCCCTATTCGGTTACTGCTGGTAGAAGATTCGCCAGTTGCCCTAGCGCTGTTGCAGCGCATCTTTAAAGACGCCCCCGATCTTGAGGTGGTTGGCGTTGCCCGCAACGGCGAAGAAGCCCTGGCCATGATACCGACGCTCAAGCCCACCTTAATTTGCACTGACCTGCACATGCCCAAAATGAGTGGGCTTGAGCTGACGGAGGAGGTGATGAGCCGCTTTCCCTGTCCAATCTTGGTGGTGAGTGCTTCGGTGCAACCAGACGATACCCAAACGGTATTTCGCATTTTAGAGGCCGGGGCCTTAGATATTTTTCCTAAACCTCGGGCGGGCCTCGCGGCAGAGTTTGCCAAAGCCAAGGCCGAGCTTCTAAGCAAAGTCAGAATTTTGGCGGGGGTATCGGTGTTTACCCATCGTCGCCGTAGCCCGCTACCGACACCGCCTTTAGTGCCTCTGCCTGTGGTAGCGGAGCAGCAGACCTTCAAACTTGTAGCCTTGGGCGCTTCTACCGGTGGCCCTCAGGCACTGCTGGCGATTTTGCAACAGCTGCCCAGCACTTTTCCGGTGCCGATTGTGTGCGTGCAGCATATCAGCGATGGGTTTTTACAGGGGTTAGTGGACTGGCTCAATGTCAACTGCGCCCTGCGGGTGGCGATCGCAACTCCCGGTGCCAGCCCCCAGCCGGGGATGGTGTATTTTCCCCCGGAGCGTCACCATCTAGAAGTTGACCCCCAGGGTAAGCTGGCGCTGACGCGGGGCACACCGGTCTCGGGCCATTGCCCCTCGGTGACGGTGATGTTTAAGTCGGTCGCGACCCGCTACCCGCGATCGGCGGTAGGCGTGCTGCTGACGGGCATGGGGCGCGATGGGGCGGAGGGGCTACAAGCGATCGCCCAGGCTGGGGGCCTGACCATTGCCCAGGACGAAGCCAGTTGTGTAGTGTTTGGCATGCCCAAAGAGGCCATTGCCCTGGAAGCGGCTCAGCACGTGCTGCCCCTGAGCGCGATCGCCCCTTTTTTGCTCAAGCAGGTCTGTAGCCTCAGCCAAGGCGATCGGTAG
- a CDS encoding response regulator — protein MSPCVAPKQTVLSVDDSLISQQLIKRALDNRYRVLLADNAVDALTVISQESIEVLLLDISMPGIDGFELCRTVRNLPRFKHLPIVMVTSRDTEADRQEARMAGASGYLTKPCEPERLKAVMGRLLSPLPETN, from the coding sequence ATGTCTCCCTGTGTTGCCCCCAAGCAAACTGTCTTATCGGTAGACGACAGCTTAATCAGTCAGCAATTGATTAAACGCGCTTTAGATAATCGCTATCGGGTGTTGCTGGCCGACAATGCAGTGGATGCCCTAACGGTGATTTCCCAAGAATCGATCGAAGTGCTGCTGCTCGATATTTCTATGCCCGGCATCGATGGTTTTGAGCTGTGCCGCACCGTACGCAACCTGCCCCGGTTCAAGCATCTGCCCATTGTGATGGTGACCTCTCGCGATACTGAGGCAGACCGCCAAGAAGCTCGCATGGCCGGAGCGTCAGGCTATTTGACTAAGCCCTGCGAACCCGAACGCCTCAAAGCGGTGATGGGGCGGCTACTGTCTCCCCTACCTGAAACCAATTAG
- a CDS encoding SGNH/GDSL hydrolase family protein has product MRIILWVLGLGAMIGAIAEVFLRVKYGLGSPLLYVADTRTGYRLAPNQSLQRRGNRIEINQYSMRGATILPQRPAHSLRVLMVGDSILNGGWWTDQSELLSIKVQRSLETLHLADVRAVEVLNASANSWGPRHALGYVLRFGTFEAQVLVLMLNTDDLFAIAPNSYDLGRNPQYPTRRPPLALWESIARRRPYLPSPELQALHDQPGDRVGVNLEAIRQLNQIVQTAHSQLIVAITPLRRELADDGPHDYELVARQRLTDFAAAQSIPYLDFLPQFQQTHYERLYIDDIHLSDEGNVWVGQALASLIDQVWPQPADEPSPRPMDEPMTDLW; this is encoded by the coding sequence GTGAGAATCATACTGTGGGTGTTGGGCCTGGGGGCCATGATCGGGGCGATCGCCGAGGTGTTTCTGCGGGTCAAATATGGTTTAGGCAGCCCCCTACTCTACGTAGCCGATACTCGCACCGGCTACCGTCTGGCCCCCAACCAGAGCCTACAACGGCGAGGCAACCGCATCGAAATCAATCAGTACTCGATGCGGGGCGCAACCATCTTGCCCCAGCGCCCGGCCCATAGCCTACGAGTGCTAATGGTTGGCGACTCTATTCTTAACGGTGGCTGGTGGACCGATCAGTCCGAGCTGTTGTCTATCAAAGTGCAGCGATCGCTCGAAACGCTTCATCTTGCTGACGTGCGAGCCGTAGAAGTGCTCAACGCCTCAGCAAACTCCTGGGGGCCGCGCCATGCACTAGGCTATGTGCTGCGATTTGGCACCTTTGAGGCCCAGGTGCTGGTGCTGATGCTCAACACGGATGACCTATTTGCGATCGCCCCCAACAGCTACGACCTGGGCCGCAACCCCCAGTACCCCACCCGCCGCCCACCCTTGGCCCTATGGGAAAGCATCGCTCGCCGCCGCCCTTACCTGCCTAGCCCCGAATTGCAAGCGCTCCACGACCAGCCAGGCGATCGAGTTGGGGTCAACCTAGAGGCCATTCGCCAGCTTAACCAGATTGTCCAGACTGCCCACAGTCAGCTAATCGTAGCCATAACGCCTCTACGCCGCGAGCTGGCCGACGATGGCCCCCACGACTACGAACTCGTGGCCCGCCAACGGCTCACCGACTTTGCTGCGGCCCAAAGTATTCCCTACCTCGATTTTTTGCCGCAGTTTCAGCAAACCCATTACGAACGGCTCTATATTGACGACATCCACCTCAGTGATGAGGGCAATGTCTGGGTGGGGCAAGCCCTAGCTAGCCTAATAGACCAGGTGTGGCCCCAGCCAGCCGATGAGCCTTCCCCCAGACCGATGGATGAACCCATGACCGATCTCTGGTAG
- a CDS encoding glycosyltransferase family 2 protein encodes MFFSVVTPTYNRQPILEKCLRALEQQIFDPALITGYELVVVDDGSTDGTLEWLQANAAEFPHVRLVERHHQGAAAARNYGVQVAQGDTIAFIDSDVIMPPGSLQAHAQALADAYQRLGNDRVFTAGRLVNTSNFDQPMAEPAKVTDFSNAFFDTANLAIARHWLLTAGLFDTEFSQYGWEDLELGVRLKNLGVTMVKVPEALGYHYHPPFSLDQIPKMIDQEIQRGRMGAIFYQKHPTREVRMMIQMTPLHRVLWGVLTAGGRLNENTMAPLLRWLIDQGKPSLALELARIFLNWYTVQGVYAAYGELQQQG; translated from the coding sequence GTGTTTTTCAGCGTCGTCACCCCTACCTACAACCGCCAGCCCATTCTCGAAAAGTGTCTGCGCGCCCTAGAACAGCAGATCTTTGACCCTGCCCTGATTACTGGCTATGAGCTGGTCGTAGTCGATGACGGCTCTACCGACGGCACCCTTGAGTGGTTACAAGCTAATGCGGCTGAGTTTCCCCACGTGCGATTGGTAGAACGCCACCACCAGGGGGCTGCTGCCGCGCGCAATTATGGGGTGCAGGTTGCCCAGGGAGACACTATCGCCTTTATTGATAGCGACGTGATCATGCCACCGGGGTCTCTGCAAGCCCATGCTCAGGCCCTAGCTGACGCCTATCAGCGTCTGGGGAATGACCGGGTGTTTACCGCCGGTCGTTTAGTCAACACCAGCAACTTCGATCAGCCGATGGCAGAGCCTGCTAAGGTCACCGATTTTTCTAATGCTTTTTTTGATACGGCCAATCTGGCGATCGCCCGGCACTGGTTACTGACCGCCGGACTCTTCGACACCGAGTTTAGCCAGTACGGCTGGGAAGATCTGGAGCTGGGCGTGCGCCTAAAAAACCTGGGGGTCACCATGGTCAAGGTGCCTGAGGCCCTGGGCTACCACTATCACCCGCCGTTTTCCCTCGATCAAATTCCCAAAATGATCGATCAAGAGATTCAGCGGGGCCGCATGGGGGCTATCTTCTATCAAAAGCATCCCACCCGTGAGGTGCGGATGATGATTCAAATGACGCCGCTTCACCGGGTGCTGTGGGGGGTGCTCACCGCAGGCGGGCGGCTGAACGAAAACACTATGGCCCCCCTGCTGCGCTGGCTGATTGACCAGGGCAAACCCTCTTTAGCTCTAGAACTGGCCAGAATATTTCTCAACTGGTATACCGTTCAAGGGGTATATGCCGCCTATGGTGAGCTTCAGCAGCAGGGGTAG
- a CDS encoding UPF0182 family protein, translated as MVNKAIAKNLSHWGLSQWGVPRWGWLAMGLGLFTLLFFDAIVNLQAERLWFVEVNYLDVFWVRLGSQLVLGLIPIFSTLLFTWGNLTLADRAKPLEIPSDRASRVRSLGLSGLLLVGTTLSFLVGVQLIYQGQIAGDFWQQSTTLYDTSAPLPLWPKLQLFTVISQIFITQPWLIVALGISTVAFLIYPRQLGRLAAVFMSLGYGLVLANQWPSVLLALNPVPYDQVEPIFNRDIAFYIFRLPVLHLLEFWVVGTLFFTLVSVYLVYLLAHNTLSQGRFYGFSSQQQQHLYTLAGLLFLATSFSHWLGRYEVLYSREGVVYGAGYTHIHVLLPANWALAILTLVLGLVFLLRGRLGTPSYINPMRKSARAQVQGTPLGWWAGFGRTSLLVKGVCGYLVLTVLGLVLAPMVVQRLVVQPNELQRERPYITNSIALTRSAFDLEAIESEPFDPSGDLSAEDLEENDLTLENIRLWDSRPLLETNRQLQQIRLYYEFKDADFDRYNILNEQRRSERRQVMISARELNYERVPEIAKTWVNEHLVYTHGFGFTMSPVNTAGPDGLPTYFVRGIDNIPSSEEVRQSIPIGDPRLYFGELTDTYIMTNTQVLELDFPSGNENIYTTYLGRGGIRLDSLWRRLLFARHLFDWRMLFTEDFTDDTRLLYRRNIADRVRAIAPFLRFDTDPYLVTVDIGDASSQWGTGPRHGSRAPTSVDFDTFRDRDPNFIDENFNFQTGENYLYWIIDAYTVSGRYPYSDPGENDFNYIRNSVKVVVDAFNGSVSFFVAEPNDPIIQTWSRLLPNMFEPLEAMPPSLRDHIRYPQDLFSVQAESLMTYHMTDPQVFYNREDQWRAPTEIYASETQRVEPYYLIMRLPEETTEEFILLRLFTPAQRNNLIAWLAARSDGDRYGLRLLYRFPKQELVFGPEQIEARINQDPEISQRISLWDTQGSRAQQGNLLVIPIERSLIYVEPLYLVAEQNQLPALTRVIMVYQNRIAMAPTLASVLSAIFLEEPEPAAPILRDLDNGILDDDPVPGLLDLDPTPGAPINQEELGLPGGE; from the coding sequence ATGGTAAACAAGGCGATCGCAAAGAATCTGTCTCACTGGGGTCTGTCTCAGTGGGGTGTGCCCCGGTGGGGGTGGCTGGCCATGGGGCTGGGGCTGTTCACCCTGCTCTTTTTCGATGCGATCGTTAACCTTCAGGCCGAGCGTCTCTGGTTTGTCGAGGTTAACTATCTAGATGTGTTCTGGGTGCGGCTGGGGTCGCAGCTGGTGCTCGGTCTAATTCCCATTTTCTCGACTCTACTGTTTACCTGGGGCAACCTCACCCTTGCCGATCGCGCCAAGCCTTTAGAGATCCCGAGCGATCGCGCTTCCCGAGTGCGCAGTTTGGGGCTGAGTGGGCTGCTGCTGGTGGGCACTACCCTGAGCTTTTTAGTCGGTGTGCAGCTGATTTACCAGGGCCAGATTGCCGGAGACTTTTGGCAACAGTCCACTACCCTCTACGACACCAGTGCGCCGCTGCCCCTGTGGCCCAAGCTCCAGCTGTTTACGGTAATCAGCCAAATTTTTATTACCCAGCCCTGGCTGATCGTGGCCCTGGGGATCAGCACCGTGGCGTTTTTGATTTATCCCCGGCAGCTGGGGCGGTTGGCGGCGGTGTTTATGAGCCTGGGCTATGGGCTGGTGTTGGCCAACCAGTGGCCCTCGGTGCTGCTGGCCCTCAACCCCGTGCCCTACGACCAGGTCGAACCGATCTTTAACCGCGACATTGCCTTCTACATCTTTCGCCTGCCGGTGCTGCACCTGCTGGAGTTTTGGGTGGTGGGTACCCTATTTTTTACTCTGGTTAGTGTTTATCTGGTTTACCTCTTAGCCCACAACACCCTCAGTCAGGGTCGGTTTTATGGCTTTTCGTCGCAGCAGCAGCAGCATCTCTATACCCTGGCCGGGCTGCTGTTTTTGGCCACCAGCTTTAGCCACTGGCTGGGCCGCTACGAAGTGCTCTACTCCCGCGAGGGGGTGGTGTATGGGGCGGGCTATACCCACATTCACGTGCTGCTGCCCGCCAACTGGGCACTGGCCATTCTTACCCTGGTGTTGGGCCTGGTCTTTTTGCTGCGGGGGCGGCTGGGAACACCGAGCTACATCAACCCAATGCGAAAATCGGCGCGGGCGCAGGTGCAGGGAACACCCCTGGGCTGGTGGGCGGGGTTTGGCCGCACTAGCCTGCTGGTCAAAGGGGTGTGCGGCTACCTGGTGCTGACGGTGCTAGGGCTGGTGCTGGCTCCGATGGTGGTGCAGCGGCTGGTGGTGCAGCCCAATGAGCTACAGCGCGAGCGGCCCTACATTACCAACTCTATTGCGCTCACGCGCTCGGCCTTTGACCTGGAGGCGATCGAGTCGGAGCCCTTTGACCCCAGCGGTGACCTGAGCGCTGAAGATCTAGAAGAAAACGACCTCACCCTGGAGAACATTCGCCTGTGGGACTCGCGCCCCCTGCTGGAGACCAACCGTCAGCTTCAGCAAATTCGGCTGTACTACGAGTTTAAAGATGCCGACTTTGACCGCTACAACATTTTGAATGAGCAGCGGCGATCGGAGCGCCGCCAGGTGATGATTTCGGCTCGAGAGCTGAACTATGAGCGGGTGCCCGAGATTGCTAAAACCTGGGTGAACGAGCATCTGGTCTATACCCACGGCTTTGGCTTCACCATGAGCCCGGTGAATACCGCTGGCCCAGACGGGTTGCCCACCTACTTTGTGCGCGGTATCGACAATATTCCCAGCAGTGAGGAGGTGCGCCAGAGCATTCCGATCGGTGATCCGCGCCTCTACTTTGGCGAACTGACCGACACCTATATCATGACCAATACCCAGGTGTTGGAGCTAGACTTTCCCAGCGGCAATGAGAATATCTACACCACCTATCTGGGCCGGGGCGGCATTCGTTTAGATAGCCTCTGGCGGCGGCTGCTGTTTGCCCGCCACCTGTTCGACTGGCGCATGCTGTTTACCGAAGACTTTACCGACGATACCCGGCTGCTGTATCGCCGCAACATTGCCGATCGCGTGCGGGCGATCGCACCCTTTCTGCGCTTTGACACCGACCCCTACCTGGTCACGGTCGATATTGGCGATGCCTCTAGCCAGTGGGGCACCGGCCCTCGCCACGGCAGCCGTGCTCCCACCAGCGTTGACTTTGATACGTTTCGCGATCGCGACCCCAACTTCATTGACGAAAATTTTAACTTTCAGACCGGCGAAAACTACCTCTACTGGATTATCGACGCCTACACCGTCAGCGGTCGCTACCCCTACTCCGACCCCGGCGAAAATGATTTCAACTACATTCGCAATTCGGTCAAGGTGGTGGTCGATGCCTTTAACGGGTCAGTTAGTTTCTTTGTCGCCGAACCCAACGACCCAATCATTCAAACCTGGAGTCGGCTGTTGCCCAACATGTTTGAACCCCTAGAGGCCATGCCCCCCAGCCTGCGCGACCACATTCGCTACCCCCAAGACCTGTTCTCGGTGCAGGCTGAGTCGCTGATGACCTATCACATGACCGACCCCCAGGTGTTCTACAACCGAGAAGACCAGTGGCGCGCCCCCACCGAGATCTATGCCAGCGAGACCCAGCGGGTAGAACCCTACTACCTAATTATGCGGCTGCCCGAAGAAACCACTGAGGAGTTTATCTTGCTGCGGCTGTTTACCCCGGCCCAGCGCAACAATCTAATTGCCTGGCTAGCGGCTAGATCGGATGGCGATCGCTACGGCCTGCGGCTACTCTACCGCTTCCCCAAGCAAGAACTGGTGTTTGGCCCTGAGCAGATCGAGGCCCGCATCAACCAGGACCCCGAAATTTCCCAGCGCATTTCCCTGTGGGATACCCAGGGATCGCGGGCGCAGCAGGGCAACCTGCTGGTGATTCCGATCGAGCGATCGCTGATCTATGTCGAGCCCCTGTACCTGGTGGCCGAGCAAAACCAGCTCCCTGCCCTCACCCGGGTGATTATGGTGTATCAAAATCGCATCGCTATGGCTCCCACCCTGGCATCGGTGCTGTCGGCCATATTTTTAGAAGAGCCCGAGCCTGCGGCCCCTATTCTGCGCGATCTCGACAACGGCATTCTCGACGACGACCCGGTGCCAGGGCTGCTCGATCTCGATCCCACTCCCGGAGCACCGATCAACCAGGAAGAACTCGGCCTGCCGGGGGGCGAATAG
- a CDS encoding surface-adhesin E family protein, translated as MKTLLVGLAAIVSAVSASGALAQSAPVEWVEVTRNAVGDRFLVERNSIQFRAGAVWYWEHRDFPEPNNAFVGVELDQPVHSAMLYRSVDCAGGVSRLRQIIARDKDGQEIQRINYGDAGQLTQPQAGSSAAAVLRFVCDQPQAAPPASS; from the coding sequence ATGAAAACTTTGCTTGTTGGTTTGGCCGCGATCGTTTCTGCTGTCAGTGCTTCTGGTGCGCTGGCTCAGTCTGCTCCAGTAGAGTGGGTTGAGGTGACGCGCAATGCTGTGGGCGATCGCTTTCTGGTAGAGCGTAACTCCATTCAATTTAGGGCTGGAGCTGTTTGGTACTGGGAACATCGCGACTTCCCTGAACCGAACAATGCCTTTGTCGGGGTTGAGCTGGATCAACCCGTTCATAGTGCCATGCTGTATCGCTCTGTCGATTGTGCAGGCGGTGTTTCTCGGCTTAGGCAAATCATTGCTCGTGATAAAGATGGGCAGGAGATTCAGCGCATTAACTATGGGGATGCTGGTCAATTGACACAACCTCAGGCAGGCAGTAGCGCAGCAGCTGTCTTGCGCTTTGTCTGTGACCAACCCCAGGCAGCCCCCCCTGCATCTTCATGA
- a CDS encoding class I SAM-dependent methyltransferase, with translation MQNQQPPILFDQKAAACYDHQTALLVGREALFSLMCLIFSELPADARILCVGAGTGTEMIALAQAFPQWQFTAVEPAPAMLDICRRKAEESGIAPRCTFHEGYLDSLPVSDLFDAATCLLVSQFLKQAEERSHFFGQIAQRLHPGGVLINADLVLGMSPPVYRSLIEVWLRMRGSGWSEEDIEKMRAGWNLHITTSTPSEVEAIITAGGFDTPVLFFQTLFIHAWFSKRTAPD, from the coding sequence ATGCAAAATCAACAGCCACCCATTTTATTTGACCAAAAAGCTGCTGCTTGCTACGACCATCAAACTGCTCTTTTGGTGGGGCGCGAGGCGCTCTTCTCGTTAATGTGCCTGATTTTCTCAGAACTTCCGGCTGATGCACGGATTCTGTGCGTCGGTGCAGGAACCGGAACGGAAATGATCGCTCTGGCGCAAGCCTTTCCACAATGGCAGTTCACCGCTGTCGAGCCTGCGCCTGCGATGTTGGATATTTGTCGTCGAAAAGCCGAAGAAAGCGGCATCGCCCCACGTTGCACGTTCCACGAAGGTTATCTCGATTCACTTCCCGTATCTGACCTGTTCGATGCAGCGACTTGCCTATTGGTCTCTCAGTTCTTAAAGCAAGCGGAAGAGCGGAGCCACTTTTTCGGGCAAATTGCGCAACGCCTTCACCCTGGTGGAGTTTTGATCAATGCCGATTTGGTTCTGGGTATGTCGCCTCCGGTTTATCGGAGCTTAATTGAAGTTTGGCTGCGAATGCGAGGCTCCGGCTGGAGTGAGGAAGACATCGAAAAGATGCGCGCTGGCTGGAATCTACACATCACGACTTCAACACCATCTGAAGTCGAAGCAATAATCACAGCGGGTGGCTTCGATACTCCGGTATTGTTCTTCCAAACCCTTTTCATTCACGCTTGGTTTTCAAAGCGAACAGCACCAGATTAA